The nucleotide sequence gctgttgctgaccgatcgatcgataatgcttccctgttcgctACCTGTttaactgtctacaccattatttgccgcccgctccattttcctatgcacaattaccaaattactacttcgaatgtctgttaattcactacacagtggtgctgataagctacgctcatcgtcactattatttctcagtttactttggagcctagtgttacgtttttcacacgccattattgtcacaatatttcacacgataacacagaaaagcacaatttgaagagcaaaaataatagaacacattaacatagcactgaaaataatatctaattaattgcaagcgcagctgcgaaatacttggtgcaaatctagatgcatgccacaactgttttactgtacaacaatgaaagactgcaactacaaaggagattctctctacaattacgcgctagcaataaacaatagctacactaattacacaaactacatcagaagattccagtgaggtatcctcggctaagggtcgacatatgaaacgtccccttagaaaaattgtacatgactatgcctaaactaacacacaatatttttagcgcaacgcaatctgactttcaaaaatccctacaaaagaatggccctgactaacattaacctatacctttcacaaatcacttacctcaccaaaaatcttcgttactcgaactactgcaatacagcgagcgccactactgccagctaaataaaagattcaaactacggaaggcactaactactgatagagatagttagcaaatgaaagatattaatagagaacaaacaatgtatttaccttaatagtcataatatatatagcagttcatgacaaatttcaaaactccgccatctctctcctcacatccaccactgctggcggctcacctccaactgcgcaacgctacgcgctgttaacagccaactgcccaacactacaatagccaacaacaatgcaaaccagccacagcctgcacacagcacagccagagattttcagagcgctacgtggcgttaccaatataagaacctaaacagcctacttacaaagtgaccagtttcagatatctgtaatgaaaaaagtacgtgacttagctgctcgtaagcgtgtaggcttgcttagacagagcaaaataaaggatttttttaaacgttaattttgtttactgtgtgtattgttcatgcaaaatgcgcaTGTAATatgcatatatttttatttaataaactgcgccacatactatatattcctactgaagttgcctttgtatgttactttgtaatactaaaagagatggctgtttttatgaataaatttactgtacagtgctTGTTtttgcaaataaacatgtacagttcgtttatccgaacaaaccagttttccgagcacccatgtcccccaattacttcggataatcgacgctctactgtagttcaataattgtcaccccgtacaTACTGGCTACTGTGTCCGCCCCGTCATGAATTGGAAAATgttccccatattaatgtccactaatatgtgttCATATACCTTCGATCAGATAGTGTCAATTCGTTTTATGAACCGTATTTTCATGTCAGTAACTCTCAGAGCATAACACCCTGAGCTATCGTCACTTTTATATTTGACTTGTTTTATGGAAACGAGTGTAGGCGTTCTTTCGTGTTTCAGAGGCGGCAGCAGCGACTGTGGAGCGTCCATCTTGAGCAGCTACTGGGCGCTGACTACCGCCCGTTGCATCGTCGACGGCGCCGTCCAGAATATGCGACTCCGAGCAGGCAGTTCGAGCCGGGGCAGCGGCGGCTACGTGCACACCGTCAAATTGGCCAGGAGGCACAACTACTACGATGGCCACGACTACGACATCGGCGTGCTGTACGTGTTAGAGCACTTCGTCTTCGGTCCCGGAGTGCAGGTCATATCCGTTAGCTGGAACGAGACGGCAGTAGGGAGCCCCGCCACGGTCGCCGGCTGGGGCGCCTCCTCGGCTGTCGGCAGCCTCCCCTCTGAACTCCGGGCCATCAATATCGAAATCATAGACACCGCCGTGTGCAATGCCACCTACGGCAATCTCACCAGAAACATGATCTGTGCCGGAGTGAGTGAAGGCGACAAGGACGTTTGCGTGGGCGACGAGGGCAGTCCTCTGATGTCCGGCTCAACGCAGGTTGGGATCGTCTCCGCGAGCAGCGGGTGTGGACTACCCGGTTATCCTGGCATCTACACCTATATTTTTCCTTTGCGCTACTGGATTTATGAGAATGCTGGAGTCTAATTAGCTTGCCTACTTTGCAATTGTATTGAATTACGTGTCCTTCTCTACATACATGTAAGCAAAAAACGCTTTGAATAAAGTACACTATGCCAACAGTTACGTCTTCCAACTTTCTCTTACTAGTGAATATTAATGTGTATCAGAAAACAtaggatctacgtctacatctacatctacatctacatccatactccgcaagccacctgacggtttgtggcggagggtaccttgagtacctctatcggttctcccttctattccagtctcgtattgttcgtggaaagaaggattgtcggtatgcctttgtgtgggctctaatctctctgattttatcctcatggtctcttcgcgaggtatacgtacgAGGgaccagtatactgcttgactcctcggtgaaggtatgttctcgaaacttcgacaaaagcccataccgagctactgagcgtctctcctgcagagtcttccactggagtttatctatcatctccgtaacgctttcgcgattactaaatgatcctgcaccgaagcgcgctgctctccgttggattttctctatctcttctatcaaccctatctggtacggatcccacactgctgagcagtattcaagctgttggcgaacaagcgtactgtaacctacttcctttgttttcggattgcatttccttaggattcttctttaTTTGTCAGTAAAAGTATTAGACGTGCAGCTGCAGCCCGACGCTCTTCCATTGCAACCTCTTCCTTCACGTACAGAAGTACGACAGAGACTGATCTCTCAGCTCTCAAAGACACTCTCATCCAGCCGTGTGTAAAAGCTTCCGACATCTGCTCTCGCAATAATCTCAGACACTTACAAAAAGTACTCGCAGGGAACTGTCAGATAGCAACTATCATGGAAAATTTGCCCCTAGTGCAATCAGTTCTTCGGGTACTATCTGAGAGTACCAAACTGCCTGAGAGCAAAAACTCTCATGTACATCCCAGCCTTTAGCAAAGATATTCGTCCAACAGACGATCTCTCTGTGGTTGAGTGTTGTCGTCTTGTAGGGTGAAATGAACAACTCTTGTACAGGCATAAGTTCGTGCATAAGCGTCATTAACGCCATATCTGTAGACATGTACAGTAATGGTTCACCCTGGGAAGTCTTGAGATCTCTGCGTTCATCTAAAAAATATATTTCACTCGGACACTGCTTCGTCCTTTCTCAAGTGTCTGATGACTCATAACGATTCCCAGCTTCTCGCGAAAACAACACACGTCTGCTGCAAAGTTCCAAGCTAGGCAAGAATTCATCCGTGATAATAATCGTTTGCCCCGACCTGCAGCTTTTCCTAGGTGTTGGCGTGCCCACTGAGACACTCCTTCTTGTGACGAGCGATGGACATTAATCACAGGACTAGCGACCCTACTCACTTATCCGGTAGCTACAGCAATGACAAACGGTAGATGCGATGGACTCATCGTCTCCTTACCCTAAATATGTAATAGTAAATATCGCTCACCGGCACTTGTAGTAACAATCATCATTGACCGAACTTTCTTATCGCAGAGCCTTTGTTAACAATTGCGTCTATCTGGAACCACCATAAGGGTGAACACTTAGTAATGTCACATACTTGTCTGAGTTTGGTTTACCTCATATTTGCCAATATGACTCAAACCTCCAGTAGAATGATGCcttgctgtgatttgatcaagttGGCTCTCCCATCTTTTGCGTATTATCCTCATAGAACCAACTTCAGTGTCACTATCATGTGACATTTTCTGCTACATACTCTAAATGAGTATTCTGTAGTTCACACATAATTTTTTGACGAAGGATTCATAGAACCATTGCTCGATCGTTCCTCCCTCGAAAAGCAGACTGGAAAAAATTCAGTCTTCCGGTACAAACTCTTATCCCTCTTATTTTACTGTAATGGGGTGACAAAAGTAGTGAGATAGCGATAGGCacttacacagatggcggtagtatcgcgtacacatggtatgAAAGGgctgtgtattggcggagctgtcatttgtactcaggtatcagattatagccgcacgacgggaattaaaaaggAATGACATTTGGACCTAGACgcacgggatattccatttcgcaaatcgttacggaattcagtactacgaaatccacagtgtcaaatggttcaaatggttctgagcactatgcgacttaacttctgaggtcatcagtcgcctagaacttagatctaattaaacctaactaacctaaggacttcacacacatccatgccggaggcaggattcgaacctgtgaccgtagcggtcgctcggttccagactgtagcgcccagaaccgcacggccactgcggccggcacagtgtcaagaatgtgccgggaatatcaaatttcaagcagTACCTTTCACCACTGACAAAGCactgggcttcacttaacgactgagagcagcagcgttttcgTAGAGTTATCAGCGCTGACTGACAAGTACCACTgcgtgacataaccgcagaaataagtgtctgacgtacgaggaacgtattcTTCAGTActctgctgcgaaatttggcgttaataggctgtggcagcaaacgactaacgccagtgcctttgctaacagcgcaacaagcctgcagcgcttctcctaagCTCGTGACTATATCAGTTACGATAGATCATGGGAGATTGTGGGCTGGGCAGATTGCAATTGGTAAGAACTTATGGCCGGGATCGAGTGTAGTGCataccccacgaaaccatggacccaaattgtcaacaagacgctgtgtaagctggtggtcgctccataacggtgtgcgctgtgtttacgtggaatggactgggtcctctgaggAGGTCCCATGCGATATTtcgaggtatcccatggcttttgccaTTTCTGTGTATGACGGTCATTTGTCTGTAATTACGATGGGGTGCAGAAAAATAATTCCTCCGAATATTTCATTATGTTCCCAATATCAGTTGTGGTAATACACATCattcatattactcggtcgacttcaccacttcgctgacacaagttgcaactctctgcctctcgagggctctgaattgtacctCGTAACGTGGCGTTGTGTCctttaactatgtcggtgcatgagagaccgtcagaaaactgaaagcacgatttCAAAGAGCTTCTCCACACAcagagcaccttctccttcagcaagtCAGTTCCAGACCACACATTAAAGCTGTGACATCTGTAACAGAtagatgccttgggttcactgtccttGATCGTACTCCATAAGCTCCCTGTAAgaagtcaaacaaataacacaccttagaGTGAATGCCTGAAAAAGATCCGGTTTTCT is from Schistocerca cancellata isolate TAMUIC-IGC-003103 chromosome 6, iqSchCanc2.1, whole genome shotgun sequence and encodes:
- the LOC126088370 gene encoding trypsin beta-like, which gives rise to MSRLGQLVLLAFALSAAGAYAAVRNLAIPSRPRLSGRIVGGAPANISQFPWQLYFITGGSSDCGASILSSYWALTTARCIVDGAVQNMRLRAGSSSRGSGGYVHTVKLARRHNYYDGHDYDIGVLYVLEHFVFGPGVQVISVSWNETAVGSPATVAGWGASSAVGSLPSELRAINIEIIDTAVCNATYGNLTRNMICAGVSEGDKDVCVGDEGSPLMSGSTQVGIVSASSGCGLPGYPGIYTYIFPLRYWIYENAGV